The uncultured Mailhella sp. genome segment GAAACGGGCGTAGGGAAAGACGGCATCGCCTACCAGATTCATAAGCTGAGTCCAAGGGCCAACGAGCCGTATGTCATCATCAACTGTGCCAGCATTCCCGAAAACCTCATAGAGTCCGAGTTGTTCGGCTATGAAAAAGGCGCTTTCACCAATGCCACGACATCGAAGATGGGCCTTCTGGAAATGGCCAATCACGGCACCATCTTTCTTGATGAAGTAGGCGACATGCCCTACTCCGTTCAGATAAAACTGCTGCGCTGCATCCAAAACCGTCAGATCATGCGAGTCGGAGGAACAAAGGTACGGGATCTCAATGTGCGCTTCATCACTGCCACCAATCAGCCGATGGAAAATCTCGTCAGTTCCGGCAATTTTCGTGAAGACCTTTACTACAGACTTAATGTCATCAAACTTAATATCCCTCCCCTGCGGGAACGCACGCACGACATTCTTCCTCTGGTCAGGCATTTTATGGAACTATTCAACAAAAAATATAATACATCCAAACAACTTTCCCGTGCCGTTCTTCGCTGTCTCCAAAGTTATTCATGGCCGGGAAATGTGAGAGAATTACAGAATACAATAGAACACGCTGTTGTGCTTTGTCCTTACGCCATTATAGGAACAGAATTTCTGCCGACGTACATTACAGAGCAGCAGATATCAGATGAAAGAAAGGAATATCCTACGCTTCGAGAGGCTGTGGAAGAAACGGAAAGAAAACTATTGTCCGAAGTCATGCGATACTATTCCTCTACCCGTCGAGCGGCAGAGGTGTTGGGGTGCAATCAGGCCACTGTAGTCCGGAAACTTCAAAAATATGGTCTTGTTTAATAATAAAGAACACACGTAAGAATACTTCTCTGCACATAACCTTAAAATACTACATTATACCATATAATCCACATTCATTATAATATATGCATAACAATCATAAATCATTCCATTATTAAATCTAAAAATAAATATTTATTTTTCAAATTCAAAAAAAATTCTGGCTATTAGAAAAAATATGTTAAAGTCGTTATTGTGTTTACATTAACAAGTTCATTGATACATGAATCATCGGACGCAGGCTGAGCAACTTCCAACATGAAGCATCATCGCTTCTCTAGGAGAGTCTCATCAGCATGAAAACGACTCTCCATCCTCCTGGTCAGACATCATAACTAAAAAAGGCCTCGCTGCGGGCGATTCGCTCTAGAAAACGAATCGCCCGCAGCGAGGCCCAAAGCCGGTGCGAAAATTAACGTTAGGACGACGCGCACTTCATTTGTACACCGACAACCAGATGACTGCAGGAAAGTGCGCCGCAGTCAGTCTGCAAATATACAACTTCCGACGATCTGACGCGAACATCAAGACTGCTTCCGACGTCTTGTTTCAGCTCCACATGATCGAAGACGTCAAAACTGCAGTCCATCTCCCGTACAGTCGGCATAGACGCATCACATCGATCAAGCCTTCACGGCGACGCAACGATGATGCATCCGTCCCCACTGACGGACACAAGTTCTTCCTTCCAGGGCGAACTCTGACGGACGACGCAAACGTCGTCAGGCCTTGTTCTGAGAAGGAGAGGCGTCTTTCTTGTCGTCAGGCAGGAGAGCGGCCTCCCACATTTCCTGATAGTACATGCAGGTGCCGGGATTCCAGGCCGTAGCCGTGGCGTGATCGTAACTTTCCGTAATGGGCCAGTCCGTATGAGGACGCAGCGCTTCTTCAAAGGAAGGCGCTTCAACTATGCCGTCATATTCCAGATTGAGCGTATAGTTCGGGCCCTTAAGATAACGCAGATGATAGCGAGGCATAACTCACTCCAAACAAGTGCCGGAAAGAGAATACTTCTCTTTCCGGCACAACAATCATTCGTTCAGTAAACGGCTTAGTGCGTCGTCATCACGAACTTGCTGATGAGGAACAGCACGACCAGCAGGGTGACGCCAAGACCCCAGCTCCAGTGAATGAGCTTGAGTTCGGTTTCATCCAGAGGCTCATACTCCATATTCTTTATTTCTTCATGGAGTTTAACTTCTTTATCTTCCATTTTATGCTCCTTTATAAGAATAGACTAGGCACCGACGATGGGCGGGGTCATGCCATGGAAGAAAGCATAGGAGATGAACAGACCGACCCAGATGATGAAGCCAAAGAGGCACACGATGTACACAATGGCAAGACGGCCGATGCCTTCTTCCTTCAGCTTGCGGAAGTTGGAAACCATGCCGATGCTGAAGAAGGTGAGCAGGAAGAAGATGGTGCGGAAGCCGTTGATGGCACCGGACATGGCGCCGCCCATCTTATGCAGTTCGGGCGAGGAGAGGCACATGATCAGGAGGATCAGGAAGGTGCCGAGGTAGCCGAGCACGAAACGGGGGAAGCGGTCCATCACGTCGCCCCAGCTCATGGTGCGTTCGCCGTTGGTCTTGTCGAACTTGGCAGTCCACACGTAGGCGAGCACGAGGGCCCACACGCCGATGAACATGTCGATGAAGATCTTAACGGTGGTGGTCACCATCACGATCCAGCCGGGTTCGTACTGGGTGCCGAGACCGGCAACCTTGGCGAGGATCAGAGCTTCGGTGATGGCACCGGAAGCGATAGCGCCGCCGTCGGACTTAACGGCCAGGCCCATCCAGCCGCCGGCCACCATGGGTTCGGTGTACAGGAAGTGCTGAGCGAGGAAAGGCAGAAGCAGCATTTCAATGCAGGTGAACACAACGACCAGAGAAGAAACCATGATCGGAACCACAGGCCTGGCGCGGATGGCGCCACCGGTGGCGATAGCGGCGGACACACCGCAGATGGAAATGCCGGAAGCCAGAGGAGCAGCCCATTCCTTGTTGAACTTGAAGTACTTACGAGCAACGTAGTAAACCACGGCCCAGTAGAGCAGGTAAGCTTCAACAATGGCGCAGAGGCCTCGGAAGATGACGTGGCCAGCGAAACCGGCGGCATCGGCAGCCTTCACGCCGAGTTCGGCGCCCAGGATAACGATGGCGATCTTCACGAACAGTTCGGGACGGCAGGCTTCGCGCACGCTGTCGGTGAAACCGGGAGCCAGGTTGCCGATGAGGATACCGGCAATCAGAGCGCAGATAAGACCGGCTTCAGTGCTGAGGCCCAGGGCCCACGGAATGCCCATCTTGGCGAGTTCGGTGGGGTTGGCGGCGATGTAGGCGTTGGCGCCCACGGTGTAGCAGGCGATGGCGATGAAGAAGATAAGCGTGAAGGAACCGACAAAACTCTTCACGTTGCCTTTCATGAGCTTCACGCCCACGGAGAGAACCGCAGTGATGAAGACGTACGTGATAAGAAGCGCAGCCCAGCCGGGCACGAGTCCCTTCGTCGCCGAAGACAAACCGTCAAAGGGGTTGCTCACCCACATTCCGACCTTAAGGGTCCAACCCAGGAGATCCAGGCCGAGCAGTTTGCCCAGTGCCAGCACGAAGATGAATAACCCGCATACGAGGGCTACTTTGTCTTCGTTGAAAGCAGCTTTCGTTGACATATAAACTCCCCTGTTAAAAAGATAATTTGCGTTGCGGCACCCGCAACCGGCACTCAAAATAATATTATTCAAAAAAAGTTCAACAAGTTTATTTTTCTCGAATTTTTTTTGGCAGCTGATATTTTTAATAAATAATTAGTGACAGTTACAATTAAAAATCAAAAAAATCGACTCATTCCGGCATGTGCCTGATAGAGCAATCTCAACGGGAGGATTCCTTCATTTTTTTTCTTTTTATTTCAAGATATTGAATAGGCAGTTCTCTGTTGATCGTTTCATTTTCAAAAAAAAATTTTTTTCGCGAAAAAAATTTTTTCAGTGCCGTACGCTTTATTCCCGTCCCTGTACGGGCAGTCCCCAGGATTATAAACAACAATCATGTAATTTCATTATACTTTTATTGAACCTTTCGGATCCGAAGCCGCTCCGGGCATGAGAATTTCCGCTCGAAGTCAGCCCAAACGGACACCTTTCAGCCCGCGACCACGAAAAATGGGAAGTCTGCTTCAGCTTTCCCAGAAACGTACAGTTTTTTCATCCGGTTAGCACAATTCCTCATACGCTGACGCACTCCGACGCCTTTCCGGACCCTTTCTTCTGCTTTCCAGAAACTTTGACAAGTTTTTTTGCTTTTTTCTCGTTTGCGGGGAGCGATCTTCCCAGACCGAGCGACCTCAAATTCAGTATTAACTTACTAAAAAATCAAATAAATTTATGTTGTATAAAAGCTGATGACGCAGCGGTACGGCCGTACGATTCTCACAATAAACCTGCATTCAGCACAACACACGTCGCCTGACCTGCATTGTCAATCCATCATGAAATATTATCTTTCAAATATATTGCCAGATTTACAATCATATCCATTTGCGCTTTGGACAAATTTCGTATTTTCAGATACGTCTTTATTCTGTATTTTTTTCATTTATATCATATTTAAATATATTATATTTTTTATTTTTCAATACAATATAATTATATAGACATTTAATTTCCAAAAAAATTTCATATTTCATCCATTTTTATCAAAAAACTGCAACAGATATAATTTTAAATTATTTTTATTAAAACAAGTGACTACACTTTTATTCCCAGCATCATACCAAACAGCGCTCAGAAGCCCCCTCTTCGGGCTGGCTGAAATAGTTTCCATTAATAGTGTTCTCCATCTTTTCCGCGGCGCGCTCATCGTCCACCCGCACGACATATTCGGCAACGTACTCCTCGCCGTTTTCGCCGAGCACGTAATTCATCTGGTCAAACGCGTACACGGGGCCGCACGCACGCTCTCCCCGGGCCGAAAGTTCCGCCGTCATGCGGACAAACGCCTCTTCGTGACTTCGCATGTCGCCGCGATGGAACAGGCAGGCATACCGGCCTGACTCCATGCGTCCGGCGCGCTCCCGTCCCACGTCGCGCCACGCGGCGGTAAACATGCTCTCAATACGAAACTCTCCCCTGCACGCGCAGTCCTCGGGAATAATGACGCCGAGCGGCGGATCAATACTGTTTCCTTCCATCAGACTGCGCATCAGGCACTCGGAGTAGCACTCCGCGCTCGACTCCCGAACGGTGATCTTCTCGGAATCCACAGGATACACGCGTATCTCAAGCGCCTCTCTCCGCTCGAAAAAAAGCCGGTCGTACGTCGCGCACCGAGCCTTCTCTCCCATGTCCGCCAGGCCCCTGAGCATGGAAAGCCGATGTGCCATGCGTTCCTGTTCCCGCTCCAGCACGGCTATGCGCTCCGTCACAAGACCAAGATATCCCTCGTTCCCGCAGCTTTCGCGACATTTCCTTATTTCCTCCAGCGTGCTGCCCGTTTCCTTGAGAAGAGAAATAAGATCAAAATCAAAAAACTGCTTCATGCTGTATCGTCGATAGCCGTTTTCCGAAATATACGCCGGGCGAAGAAGTCCCTTTCTGTCGTAATGAAGCAGCGTGTCCTTGGTGGTATGGCATATGCGGGCAAATTCCCCTATCTTCAAAAAACTTTTTCTTCCCACGCCTTTCTCCTTGACCCTTGTGTTACCCAGTAGTTTACGCTGACGAACGACCGAAGAAAAGACGCCGACTCGCGTTGTCTCGGAAAAAAATCAAGGATCTTGGCATGAAACGGACTGAGTTTTCCATCACCCGCGCGGCCTGCGCGTACTTCTTTCTCTGCCCCGGACTCGCCTATGGCGTGTTCACTTCCCGCCTGCCCGCGCTGAAAATGCAGACCGGCGCCGACGAGTCCCAGATAGGTCTTCTGCTGCTCTGCGTCGGCATGTCCAGCCTCGTTGCTCTGTTCTGCAGCAGCCGCCTCATCGCCCTCTGGGGAAGCCGGAATCTTCTCAAATACGGCTCCATGACGCTTGCGGCCGCCACGGCGCTGAGCTGTCTGGCCCAAACGCCGCTCCAGCTCGGCGCAGGCTGTCTGATCGTGGGCGCAAGCATGGGCCTCGTGGACGTATCCATGAACACCCAGGGCATCCACACGGAACATCGCTACCGCACATCGTGCATGTCGTTCATGCACGCCGCCTACAGCTTCGGCGGCGTTACCGGCTCCATCGCCGGGGCCGTGTTCGCCGGTCTCGGCCTGAATCCGTTCATCAACGCCGCCTGCGTGCTCGGTCTCTACGCCTGCTTTCTCGGAAAGGCCTCCTCCCGTCTGCTGAACGATCTGCCCGTTTCCCGCCAGGGGGGCAAGGACGACTCCCGCTCGCTGCCGCTCTTCGTGCTTCTTTGCGGCGTTCTCTCCATGCTCGCCTACGCCTCGGAAGGCTCCGTGGCCGAATGGGGAAGTCTGCTGCTCTTCACCGTCAAGGGCGCAGACGAACACACCGCCGCCCTCGTGTTCGCGGCCTTTTCCGTCACCACCGTATGCTGCCGTCTTTTCAGCGATCGCCTGCGGCACGTGCTGAGCGACTTCGTTCTGCTGTTCGGCGGCTCGCTGCTGGCGCTTGCCGGCATGCTGCTGGCGCTTTTCTCGCCGCTGCCCGCCGCATGTCTTGCCGGATACGCGCTCATGGGAGCCGGACTTTCCCCCATCGTGCCCACGCTCTTCAGCCGCGCGGGAAGCTGCCCGGGCATCAGTGCGGGCAGGGCAAGCGCCATTGTTTCCATTCTCTCCTACAGCGGCCTGCTGTTCTTTCCCCCCATGCTCGGCTTCGTCGCCCATGAAAAGGGACTGCTGAACGCCCTGCTCATCATTGTGGCCGCATGTGTAATTCTGACACTGGGCTCCTTCCTCTTCCGAAAAAAAAGAACGCGCGCTCCCAGGACATAACGACCGAAACAAGAATCGCGTGCCCAACCGTTCCGCCCAATGCCCCGCGGCTCGACGAAAAACGCCGGGAATATTCCCGGCGTTCCTTCATCATGCGACGATCATTTTCTGTTCCACGGCATGCGCGCAAGCAGCAGTCCGAGTCCGCAGAAGCCCGTCACGCCGGCGAACACCAGGCCTGCTCCCACAAACGCGGAAAGCCAGTACATGGGATGCCACACGTAGCTTCCCAGTATGCCCAGAAGCACCAGGGCTCCGGCTCCTATCTGAATCTGCCGGAACAGCGGGAACGGCGTCTTTTCGTGCTGCACGGGCAGACCTTCCTTCTGCCATCCGGAAAGGCCGCCTTCCATCTGCCAGGCCTCGGCGTCGCCGG includes the following:
- a CDS encoding bacteriocin-type signal sequence, yielding MEDKEVKLHEEIKNMEYEPLDETELKLIHWSWGLGVTLLVVLFLISKFVMTTH
- a CDS encoding rhodanese family protein: MLPTISPRRAFEMLKNGEARLVDIRETAEYAENFIPGARLVPLSIAKIYPLKDADAPDKPVIFFCRSGNRTDKASELLRSLAGDAEAWQMEGGLSGWQKEGLPVQHEKTPFPLFRQIQIGAGALVLLGILGSYVWHPMYWLSAFVGAGLVFAGVTGFCGLGLLLARMPWNRK
- a CDS encoding MFS transporter is translated as MKRTEFSITRAACAYFFLCPGLAYGVFTSRLPALKMQTGADESQIGLLLLCVGMSSLVALFCSSRLIALWGSRNLLKYGSMTLAAATALSCLAQTPLQLGAGCLIVGASMGLVDVSMNTQGIHTEHRYRTSCMSFMHAAYSFGGVTGSIAGAVFAGLGLNPFINAACVLGLYACFLGKASSRLLNDLPVSRQGGKDDSRSLPLFVLLCGVLSMLAYASEGSVAEWGSLLLFTVKGADEHTAALVFAAFSVTTVCCRLFSDRLRHVLSDFVLLFGGSLLALAGMLLALFSPLPAACLAGYALMGAGLSPIVPTLFSRAGSCPGISAGRASAIVSILSYSGLLFFPPMLGFVAHEKGLLNALLIIVAACVILTLGSFLFRKKRTRAPRT
- a CDS encoding putative sulfate exporter family transporter, with product MSTKAAFNEDKVALVCGLFIFVLALGKLLGLDLLGWTLKVGMWVSNPFDGLSSATKGLVPGWAALLITYVFITAVLSVGVKLMKGNVKSFVGSFTLIFFIAIACYTVGANAYIAANPTELAKMGIPWALGLSTEAGLICALIAGILIGNLAPGFTDSVREACRPELFVKIAIVILGAELGVKAADAAGFAGHVIFRGLCAIVEAYLLYWAVVYYVARKYFKFNKEWAAPLASGISICGVSAAIATGGAIRARPVVPIMVSSLVVVFTCIEMLLLPFLAQHFLYTEPMVAGGWMGLAVKSDGGAIASGAITEALILAKVAGLGTQYEPGWIVMVTTTVKIFIDMFIGVWALVLAYVWTAKFDKTNGERTMSWGDVMDRFPRFVLGYLGTFLILLIMCLSSPELHKMGGAMSGAINGFRTIFFLLTFFSIGMVSNFRKLKEEGIGRLAIVYIVCLFGFIIWVGLFISYAFFHGMTPPIVGA
- a CDS encoding MerR family transcriptional regulator: MGRKSFLKIGEFARICHTTKDTLLHYDRKGLLRPAYISENGYRRYSMKQFFDFDLISLLKETGSTLEEIRKCRESCGNEGYLGLVTERIAVLEREQERMAHRLSMLRGLADMGEKARCATYDRLFFERREALEIRVYPVDSEKITVRESSAECYSECLMRSLMEGNSIDPPLGVIIPEDCACRGEFRIESMFTAAWRDVGRERAGRMESGRYACLFHRGDMRSHEEAFVRMTAELSARGERACGPVYAFDQMNYVLGENGEEYVAEYVVRVDDERAAEKMENTINGNYFSQPEEGASERCLV
- a CDS encoding sigma 54-interacting transcriptional regulator, whose product is MDDLEKFFLENKETLKELANSMPFSVWINNGKGDILFANDSIVSMYGEEPKAIIGRNIISLADNGFVSEQALVETLRTKKIAFTLSMSKTGNKLSLTSYPLMDSSKKIKFIVGIGKFAEPITTYSQENKESTVITEMDEIRTKEFVVASEQMKVIMESLPRVAKSEATVMILGETGVGKDGIAYQIHKLSPRANEPYVIINCASIPENLIESELFGYEKGAFTNATTSKMGLLEMANHGTIFLDEVGDMPYSVQIKLLRCIQNRQIMRVGGTKVRDLNVRFITATNQPMENLVSSGNFREDLYYRLNVIKLNIPPLRERTHDILPLVRHFMELFNKKYNTSKQLSRAVLRCLQSYSWPGNVRELQNTIEHAVVLCPYAIIGTEFLPTYITEQQISDERKEYPTLREAVEETERKLLSEVMRYYSSTRRAAEVLGCNQATVVRKLQKYGLV